The Arachis ipaensis cultivar K30076 chromosome B07, Araip1.1, whole genome shotgun sequence genome includes a window with the following:
- the LOC107605982 gene encoding uncharacterized protein LOC107605982 produces the protein MDKEQEEMQFLGLFGIYKESYKMIIAWRKIFTKITLSLILPLSFIFLIHIEISDVLFRKIMHNSQEMIETPQGTSQYNKLSDMVSSEWVTFFLFKIVYFTFLLIFSLLSTSAVVYTVASIYTSREVTFKKVMSVVPKVWKRLMVTFLCAFCVFFLYNFATALVIIILLLLLGPGDGTVAIFIIVGLIYFIGFLYLTVVWQLASVVSVLEESYGFEAMKKSKDLIKGKMWLSVIIFLMLNISFFLVQFLFKNFVVHGWRVSSLDRTAYGLLCFLLLSHLFLFGLVIQTVLYFVCKSYHHQNIDKSALSDHLEVYLGEYEPLTAKDVQLEQYQV, from the coding sequence ATGGACAAAGAACAAGAAGAGATGCAGTTCCTTGGTCTCTTTGGGATCTACAAGGAATCATACAAGATGATAATCGCATGGAGAAAGATCTTCACGAAGATCACCTTATCCCTAATCCTCCCTCTCTCCTTCATCTTCCTAATCCACATAGAAATCTCCGATGTCCTCTTCAGGAAAATCATGCACAACTCCCAAGAAATGATCGAAACTCCACAAGGCACATCTCAATACAACAAGCTCTCCGACATGGTTTCTTCAGAATGGGTTACCTTCTTCCTCTTCAAGATCGTATACTTCACTTTTCTACtcatcttctctctcctctccacCTCCGCCGTCGTGTACACCGTAGCTTCCATCTACACTTCAAGAGAAGTCACCTTCAAGAAAGTCATGAGCGTCGTTCCAAAGGTTTGGAAGAGGCTCATGGTAACTTTCCTATGTGCCTTCTGCGttttcttcctctacaacttCGCCACCGCGCTTGTCATTATAATTCTCTTGCTATTATTGGGTCCCGGTGACGGCACCGTCGCCATCTTCATCATTGTAGGCTTGATTTATTTCATTGGCTTTCTGTATCTTACCGTGGTCTGGCAGCTAGCCAGCGTTGTTTCGGTGTTGGAAGAATCTTACGGATTCGAAGCGATGAAGAAGAGCAAGGATTTGATCAAGGGGAAGATGTGGTTGTCAGTGATCATATTCTTGATGCTTAATATATCGTTTTTCTTGGTACAGTTTTTGTTCAAGAATTTTGTTGTGCATGGATGGAGGGTGAGTTCTTTGGATAGAACGGCTTATGGGTTGCTATGTTTCTTGTTGCTTTCACATTTGTTCTTGTTTGGACTTGTGATCCAAACAGTGCTTTATTTTGTTTGCAAATCTTATCATCACCAGAATATTGATAAGTCGGCCTTGTCGGATCATTTGGAAGTTTATCTTGGCGAGTATGAGCCTTTGACCGCCAAAGATGTTCAGCTTGAACAGTATCAAGTTTGA